The genomic region AAGAGAAACAATGCAAAACCTTGATAATCTAGCTATATTTATTCGTATCTCAGAAATGGGCAGTTTCACAGGCGCCGCAGAAAGCCTTGGCATCCAAAAAGGTCGAGCCTCTAATGTCGTACGCCAATTAGAAGCTCAGGTTGGAACGCGTCTTCTACACCGCTCAACTAGAAAAGTTCAACTCACAGAAAACGGGCGAAATTTTTATCTACGAGCTTGCGCTTTACTCGCTGATGCAGAAGAACTCAATTTTATGTTTGCAAAGGATGATGCTCTGCTTGAAGGTCGAATACGTGCAGATTTACCAACAGAATTCGCGCGCGCGAACATTATTCCTGAATTACCTAAATTCATGGAAAAGTACCCTGGTATTGAACTCGAAATTTCCAGTACAGACCGCAGGGTGGATTTAATAAAAGAAGGAATGGATTGTGTACTTAGGGTCGGAGGTGTTCTCGACGATACACTGGTTGCTAGGCACCTTGGCGATCTAAAA from Marinomonas rhizomae harbors:
- a CDS encoding LysR family transcriptional regulator → MQNLDNLAIFIRISEMGSFTGAAESLGIQKGRASNVVRQLEAQVGTRLLHRSTRKVQLTENGRNFYLRACALLADAEELNFMFAKDDALLEGRIRADLPTEFARANIIPELPKFMEKYPGIELEISSTDRRVDLIKEGMDCVLRVGGVLDDTLVARHLGDLKMVNAASPEYLKQYGVPHTLEDLISQGHRIVHYTPTLGNRPFGWEYYDGQSYQSLDLPGSLRVNNVQTYHGAGIAGLGLIQAGLSSLKPFLSDGSLVEVLPSLQSEPLPVSIVVAHRQNLSRRVRIFISWIEEVLTPYLD